The genomic region CTGGGTTTTGGTATTGACCATTATTTTGCACTACAATCTACAAACTGGCCAGAAGTTTTATGGAATCCTATTTATTAAAAAGTTTATCAGATATGGACAATCAAAACATCTTTAGGGAAAATTGGTTAATAGTTGAAAATGGTGAACAATTTGAACCCCTTGTTAAGGAATTATATGGTGAAATACGTAATCAATTAGATAGGCAAATTGACCACAACTATGAACCGGTATATAAACCCCTAAAAATCATTTTAGCCCAGCGAGATCCGGTAAAATTTCTGGCGGGATTTATTGCTGGTTGTGCAGCTGAGTGTGCAGTTTTTTTATGTAATCCCGACTGGGAAAAAAATGAATGGGAGCAAGTTTGGAATTTAGTAAAACCAGATATTATTTGGGGTGATGAGATAAAATTTCCTGATTTTACCACCACTAATATTCCGGAAGAACCTATGATTAGTGGCATTATGATTCCCACTGGTGGTTCATCGGGAAAGATTAAATTTGCCATTCATACCTGGGAAACTCTCACCGCGTCAGTGTGGGGATTTACAGAATATTTTAATTTAAGTTCGGTGAATTCTTTCTGTGTTTTACCACTATATCATGTGAGTGGTTTGATGCAGTTTATAAGAAGTTTTACCACCGGTGGAAAATTAGTTATTACTTCATTTAAACAGCTCACATCTGAATCTAACCAAACATCAGATATTTACAAGATAAAAAACTCAGACTTTTTTATATCTCTAGTGCCAACTCAATTACAAAAACTATTAGACAATCAAAAATTAACCCAATGGCTATCGGAGTTTGAAACTGTATTATTGGGAGGTGGACCATCATGGAATGATTTATTAACCAAAGCTAGAGCAAATGGCATTAGGTTAGCTCCCACATACGGTATGACCGAAACAGCTTCCCAAATAGCCACCTTAAAACCAGATGAGTTTTTAAAAATAGCACCGGATGAGTTTTTAAAAACTAAAAATAGTGGTCGGACTCTCCCCCATGCAGAAATTGTGATAGAGCATCTTCTGGAAAATGAACATTATGGGGGAAATCATCTGGGAGCTATTAGGATTAAAGCTAAATCTTTGGTTTTGGGCTATTATCCCACAATTTGGCAGGATAGTCAGGGTTTTTTAACCGATGATATGGGATTTTTAGACCAGAATGGTTATTTACATATTATGGGACGTAGGAGTAATAAAATTATTTCCGGTGGTGAGAATATTTATCCTCCAGAAGTGGAAGCAGCAATCCGAGCAACTAATCTGATTATGGATGTGTGTGTAATTGGCATACCAGATCATAATTGGGGGGAAGCAGTAACAGCTATTTATGTCCCCCAATCTCCTCCCACTCCCATCCCAGAAATCAAAAACCAACTCCAGCAAACATTAACCAGGTTTAAAATTCCTAAATATTGGATTCCCGTGGTTAGCTTACCTCGTAATCCACAGGGAAAAATCAACATTTCACAACTTCAACAGATCGTCCTGGAATCTCTCGATCAGGAAATGATCATATAATCTCCTCCCTGGATTTTTTTCTCTCGATATCTTCTACGTCTCTACGGTTAGTTTCTAACCAGGAAATTATCTCACCTGACATTTGTCTCTTATTCCGCGTAGCTACATCAATACACACATGTCTGGTAATTGCTTTGGCTACAATCACGTTACTGACATTAATTTCATAGTTAATATCAAATTTGTCCCCGGTGATTTTTTTGGGAATTAAGTTAATTATTAATTTGTCTCCACAATAAATTGGTCGTAAATAATCTGCACTTGCGTGTACAATAGGATAGGCTATTGATGGATGGGTAAAGAAATTCCTCATGTTGATGTTAACATGCATTAGGGAATCTTCGTAAGCTTCGTGACATATATTTAAAATGTTGGCGAAGTAAACGACTCCTGCTGCATCAGTATCTGCAAATCTTATGGTTCTTTGGTAAGCGAAAATCATTGTTGATAGATATATAGTTGATAATAAAGAGGCAAATTCCTCGCTTTTGGTTAGAGAATATAAATATCCTGGGAGCTGGGATTGAGGTAAGGGTAATGTAAATCAATTAGTTGAGATGCAAAATGTTGCTGAATAATCTGTATTCGCTCTTCTATGGCATTTTTACCTTTTTGCCAAGCTTCTAACAGAGCATTGGCAATTATTTGACAACGGTTCATACCAAAACTCTCTTCTGGAGAGAATTTTTGGTTTGGTTCTTCAGCTAAACTCAATCCAGGCGCTAAGTATTTGGTAAATAGGGGAATTTGGGGCTGAAAATAAATTTCGGTCTCTAGGTAAGTTGGTTCCAGAATTTTACGGATAGCTGGATAGTCTTGACAGTTAAAATGTAATGTGGCTGTATCATACCTTCTATAAGAAATAGGATTATATAATACTTCAAAACTAAAGGGAATACTGGCATCGTTTAGTCGTTTTGTTAAAATGTTCATCAGGGCGATCGCTCCGGATGGAGTAATGTTAAAATAGATTTCTACTATTTTTTTAGAATAATAATTTATATTATGGTTATGGGTATTATGGGATAGATGTTGCTGATTACAGTTGCCAACTGCTATGTAACAACCATTTTGCAGTCGGTTCTTTGGCATCCAAATCCCTATTAAATCACTAGGAGTAGGAGATCGGTCGGACTTGAGGCAACATTCTGGTTCTACATACAGTGTGAGATTATTTTTCATTACGGCAATAGTCCCATCTGGTTCTATTCTTAATACCTCCCAGTCAGCATCATAGTTACCTATACCGTGATTATTTTCATGTAGTAGTTGGTAAAAATCCTGGTCAACACCTAATTTGTAATTCGGTTCTAATCCGTTGGTTAGTAAATAACTACACTGCTGATTATTTGTAGATAAAATGGGCTGCAGTGCCCCATTGTAATAAATACCATGGAGGAAATTGCGCAGCAATAGGTTTAGATATTTTTGCTGCAAATCTGGTGAATTATGTCTAAATCTTTGTGCTACCGTACTGGGTATGGCAAAAGGTTGATATTGGGGATGTTGAATGGAGAAATCCGCTGAAATCTCAATATTTCTCACAATATCAAATAGGGACTCAATAACGGACAGGTGATAATTATCTACTCGATTTACTGGGGAATTTTGAGAACTACTGATTTGGCTTATTTGGCTATTCTGGGAATTGTTTGACCGCAGACCATGCAAATGGCTATTTACGGGGGAATTATTTACTTGGTAACTACTCAACATTTTAATAGACTTGCACCTCCGAAATATAACTCAAATATACTGGGAATTTAGGCTCTAACAGCAAATAGTACATAAAGTTTTAACAAATATCCATAGGATAGGATTAACAATCCTTAATATAATCTCTAATGGGATCAACAACCGCGTAAACGAGTTTTAGGGTAGTAGATTGGTGCTATTTGGCGATTAGTTTCCCGTCCATTTTTTTTGGTGTAAGTTTTAACTCCTATCACAGATGGCAGAATTTTCTGGGGTGAAGTACCAAAAATATTTAATAGTGAGTTTTCTGGCATGGTTAATAGTTTTTTGCTAACTTCTAACATAGATAAATGAGTTTTGTCAAAATACTTATAGTAGTTGATACATTTTTGAACATAATGGATAAGTGCCAATCCTGTAAATTGAACCACCCGAATAATAAACTGTGGGAAGTGTTCTAAAACCATGGGAAAGATCTGAATATAGGTTCCCATAATTGCAATTAGGGAGGGTTGAACCGTATCCAGGGAAATAAGGGCTAAATCCAGGGATTCTTCTAGGTCTAAACTGAAATCTACCACCAAACTAGAAAGCCACATTTGTAGATAACTAGCGAGTAGAGTTCCTAAATCAAAAGCGGGATCCCCCCAAGCATATACTCCCCATTGCTTAAATCTGACTAGACAGTTATCTAAATTCTGCCAACGGGAATGAACCAGAATATTATGCAGTTGTAAATCATTGTGGGTTAAACAACATGGTTCCCAATGGTAAGATAAATCCCCAATGGCCGATTCTAGTTCTTCATAATGTTGATAAAGCGCATGAAATTCCAGTGCTGCTGTGGGAATGTTGCCCAACACCTGCTGGGTAAGGGAGCTTATTCCTTGGACTGGATTGTAATAATTGTAGCGTAACTCTCCCTCGGGTGCAGTATCTATAAAATCACGGTATTCCCGCTTCTGGAAAGTGGAACGATGTAAATATGCTAATGCACTACCAATAGAAGTGGCAATTTCTAGGGGGAAAATACTGCAACTTTTGTAAAATTCCTCCAGTTCCATATATTCGCTCAGAAAAGTACAGACCAGGATAGAGTTTTCCGCATCAAAGTGTAATAGTAAAGATGCGATCGCCGGAATATTACCAAGAAGGGGAAATTGCAGTAGTAATTGGTGAAAAACCCACTCATTCCGGGACTGGTAGTTACTGGGATATTCCCCGTTAGGGGTTTCTTGTTTAATTAGAATTTGGCGGTTACCAGAGAGTTTTACCAAGAAAGCATGTTTATCAATAGTAGTTTTAGGTAAATCAGGTTCAGGGGATGGAGAATCTTGTGAACTGAACAGACCTGCGTCATAAAGGTACTGGATCACATTTTCGGAAGACAGTGATATTTTCATGTATAACTTTCCCAGTTACTTAAATTACCGAGCTGATTGATGTGGAAATCGAGGAGTTTTCCGTTGTGAGGATTAAGTAGATAGCGACAATACACCAACCATTAAATATTGCTGTTATCTAGTAATATCTTGTTTATTTAGTGAAAACCTGCCAATATGGCAAATTTACCTTGATTTGCACTTCAATTGCACTTCAAATTATACGGAAGACTCTATAGTCCTGTAAAATATTGACACCACTGACGATACTAGTTCCAGTATACATTGAATTTTTAGTTTTCATCCTATTCATGGTAAAATATACATATACTGATCAGCTCATGTCCACCATTAATACTTCATTCCACACCAAAGTCCAATTTTTACAGCGTCAAGCGGCGTCTGTGTTACTTTATCAGTCAGTATTACAAACGGAAGTAGGAATAGCGTTTCTAGAATTACTCCAAGCCATACGCTATACGGATGGAGATGGACGTAATTGTCTCCAAGCTTATGGCAATTACTTTCATTCTTTAGCAAGCAGTCAGCAAACTTGGGAAGAATATTTAATTAGACAAATTCTCCTATCAGACAATCCCTTTACTAAACTGGCTCAAAAGCGGGAATTTACTGATTTACCATCAGCATTAATCGCTGCTGCTCAACATGATCTACAGATACTACAAAACTTGTACGAGTGTAATTGTGCCCTATTGAGTGAGTGGGTACAGACTGTGTCACATTTACCGGTTTCCCCAGTTGTATGGTATCAGGAACCCCAACAAAGCCAAACAGTAATACTTCAAGATTTCATGAGCACTTGGCAACAGTTGGAAAACTGGGGTGATATCATTAGGGATCTGGCCACCTATTATCAATACCAGGGAAGCGGTTTATTTGCCGAATATCGAGCTTGTAGATGGGAGAATGGGGAGTTTGTTGGCATACCCTGTCCTGATAAGGTTAAACTGGAAACACTGGTAGGTTATGAGGAACAAAAACAAATCCTCTTAAAAAATACCCGGTTTTTATTATCAGGACAACCAGCGCTCCATGTATTACTTTATGGTAGTCGTGGTTCTGGAAAGTCTTCCCTAGTAAAATCCCTATTAAATCAGGATGGTCACCACAACCTCCGCCTGGTGGAAGTAAGAAAATCAGAGTTGCATAGTTTACCACAAATTGTGGAATACTTACGCGAGTTACCTCAGAAATTTATCATTTTCGTTGATGATCTTTCCTTTGAAGAGGATGATGATGTCTTTAAATCACTAAAAGTTGTTTTGGAAGGTGGTTTAACTCCCCGTCCCAATAATGTGGTTGTTTACGCTACATCTAACCGTCGCCATTTAA from Cylindrospermopsis curvispora GIHE-G1 harbors:
- a CDS encoding 2-succinylbenzoate--CoA ligase produces the protein MESYLLKSLSDMDNQNIFRENWLIVENGEQFEPLVKELYGEIRNQLDRQIDHNYEPVYKPLKIILAQRDPVKFLAGFIAGCAAECAVFLCNPDWEKNEWEQVWNLVKPDIIWGDEIKFPDFTTTNIPEEPMISGIMIPTGGSSGKIKFAIHTWETLTASVWGFTEYFNLSSVNSFCVLPLYHVSGLMQFIRSFTTGGKLVITSFKQLTSESNQTSDIYKIKNSDFFISLVPTQLQKLLDNQKLTQWLSEFETVLLGGGPSWNDLLTKARANGIRLAPTYGMTETASQIATLKPDEFLKIAPDEFLKTKNSGRTLPHAEIVIEHLLENEHYGGNHLGAIRIKAKSLVLGYYPTIWQDSQGFLTDDMGFLDQNGYLHIMGRRSNKIISGGENIYPPEVEAAIRATNLIMDVCVIGIPDHNWGEAVTAIYVPQSPPTPIPEIKNQLQQTLTRFKIPKYWIPVVSLPRNPQGKINISQLQQIVLESLDQEMII
- a CDS encoding ATP-binding protein, with translation MSTINTSFHTKVQFLQRQAASVLLYQSVLQTEVGIAFLELLQAIRYTDGDGRNCLQAYGNYFHSLASSQQTWEEYLIRQILLSDNPFTKLAQKREFTDLPSALIAAAQHDLQILQNLYECNCALLSEWVQTVSHLPVSPVVWYQEPQQSQTVILQDFMSTWQQLENWGDIIRDLATYYQYQGSGLFAEYRACRWENGEFVGIPCPDKVKLETLVGYEEQKQILLKNTRFLLSGQPALHVLLYGSRGSGKSSLVKSLLNQDGHHNLRLVEVRKSELHSLPQIVEYLRELPQKFIIFVDDLSFEEDDDVFKSLKVVLEGGLTPRPNNVVVYATSNRRHLIREYFTDRPNPKDHQEIHSWDTMEEKLSFADRFGLTLTFEAADQRTYLQIVHHLAAQTGMDLTGEDLEFQALQWATRHNGRSGRTARQFIDFLQADSNDNNNY
- a CDS encoding T3SS effector HopA1 family protein, yielding MLSSYQVNNSPVNSHLHGLRSNNSQNSQISQISSSQNSPVNRVDNYHLSVIESLFDIVRNIEISADFSIQHPQYQPFAIPSTVAQRFRHNSPDLQQKYLNLLLRNFLHGIYYNGALQPILSTNNQQCSYLLTNGLEPNYKLGVDQDFYQLLHENNHGIGNYDADWEVLRIEPDGTIAVMKNNLTLYVEPECCLKSDRSPTPSDLIGIWMPKNRLQNGCYIAVGNCNQQHLSHNTHNHNINYYSKKIVEIYFNITPSGAIALMNILTKRLNDASIPFSFEVLYNPISYRRYDTATLHFNCQDYPAIRKILEPTYLETEIYFQPQIPLFTKYLAPGLSLAEEPNQKFSPEESFGMNRCQIIANALLEAWQKGKNAIEERIQIIQQHFASQLIDLHYPYLNPSSQDIYIL
- a CDS encoding phosphotransferase family protein gives rise to the protein MKISLSSENVIQYLYDAGLFSSQDSPSPEPDLPKTTIDKHAFLVKLSGNRQILIKQETPNGEYPSNYQSRNEWVFHQLLLQFPLLGNIPAIASLLLHFDAENSILVCTFLSEYMELEEFYKSCSIFPLEIATSIGSALAYLHRSTFQKREYRDFIDTAPEGELRYNYYNPVQGISSLTQQVLGNIPTAALEFHALYQHYEELESAIGDLSYHWEPCCLTHNDLQLHNILVHSRWQNLDNCLVRFKQWGVYAWGDPAFDLGTLLASYLQMWLSSLVVDFSLDLEESLDLALISLDTVQPSLIAIMGTYIQIFPMVLEHFPQFIIRVVQFTGLALIHYVQKCINYYKYFDKTHLSMLEVSKKLLTMPENSLLNIFGTSPQKILPSVIGVKTYTKKNGRETNRQIAPIYYPKTRLRGC
- a CDS encoding acyl-CoA thioesterase, producing MIFAYQRTIRFADTDAAGVVYFANILNICHEAYEDSLMHVNINMRNFFTHPSIAYPIVHASADYLRPIYCGDKLIINLIPKKITGDKFDINYEINVSNVIVAKAITRHVCIDVATRNKRQMSGEIISWLETNRRDVEDIERKKSREEII